Proteins co-encoded in one Acidithiobacillus caldus ATCC 51756 genomic window:
- a CDS encoding BMC domain-containing protein gives MADVTGIALGMIETRGLVPAIEAADAMTKAAEVRLIGRQFVGGGYVTVLVRGETGAVNAAVRAGADACERVGDGLVAAHIIARVHSEVENILPKAPTA, from the coding sequence ATGGCAGATGTAACGGGTATTGCACTGGGTATGATCGAGACCCGCGGTTTGGTGCCGGCCATCGAGGCGGCGGATGCCATGACCAAGGCGGCGGAAGTGCGCCTGATTGGTCGCCAGTTTGTGGGTGGCGGTTACGTCACCGTGCTGGTACGTGGTGAGACGGGTGCGGTGAATGCGGCGGTACGCGCGGGTGCCGATGCCTGCGAGCGGGTGGGTGACGGTTTGGTGGCGGCGCACATCATTGCCCGCGTGCACTCCGAGGTGGAGAACATCCTGCCCAAGGCACCCACCGCCTGA
- a CDS encoding BMC domain-containing protein, translating to MVAVTGVALGMIETRGLVPAIEAADAMTKAAEVRLIGRQFVGGGYVTVLVRGETGAVNAAVRAGADACERVGDGLVAAHIIARVHSEVEHILPKAPSAEGSGRDGDVTGNLS from the coding sequence ATGGTAGCTGTTACAGGCGTTGCGTTGGGTATGATCGAGACCCGCGGTTTGGTGCCGGCCATCGAGGCGGCGGATGCCATGACCAAGGCGGCGGAAGTGCGCCTGATTGGTCGCCAGTTTGTGGGTGGCGGTTACGTCACCGTGCTGGTACGTGGTGAGACGGGTGCGGTGAATGCGGCGGTACGCGCGGGTGCCGATGCCTGCGAGCGGGTGGGTGACGGTTTGGTGGCGGCGCACATCATTGCCCGCGTGCACTCCGAGGTGGAGCACATCCTGCCCAAGGCGCCCAGTGCCGAGGGAAGCGGTCGCGACGGTGATGTGACCGGCAATCTCAGCTGA
- a CDS encoding ferritin-like domain-containing protein yields MRNHPRIIGLLGQALNHEFTAIQQYLTQASLCTLWGEGAWAQNFREESREELGHADLLSQRLLLLGVAPNAAQLRPPRPGRDLWEMLQQDAELEWRAVELYAEAEAVANRLRDPESAALFARLCRDEQEHLQHLQETLGGLGAGGGR; encoded by the coding sequence ATGCGCAATCATCCACGCATCATCGGTCTTTTGGGACAGGCCCTGAATCACGAATTCACGGCCATCCAGCAGTATCTGACGCAGGCCAGCCTCTGCACGCTGTGGGGTGAAGGGGCTTGGGCCCAGAACTTTCGGGAGGAATCGCGGGAAGAACTGGGTCATGCCGATCTGCTCAGTCAGCGTCTGCTGCTGCTGGGTGTGGCGCCCAACGCGGCGCAGCTACGCCCGCCGCGCCCCGGTCGGGATCTGTGGGAGATGCTGCAGCAGGATGCGGAGCTCGAGTGGCGGGCTGTGGAGCTCTACGCCGAGGCCGAGGCGGTGGCCAACCGTCTGCGCGATCCGGAATCTGCGGCCCTCTTTGCGCGGCTATGCCGGGACGAACAGGAACATCTGCAGCATCTGCAGGAGACCCTGGGCGGGCTCGGCGCGGGAGGTGGAAGATGA
- a CDS encoding nucleotide-binding protein, producing the protein MTSGAVLRIAVFNGKGGCGKTTLAWNLAMGLGRRAATLLLDADPQGSLAYWAEWSGRDGIAVTVQEWGATMDAGPYAFVVTDCAPRLEAEELAEIVAGADLVLLPVLPSPLDLWASRRSADWIREQQERRPSLRAAFVLNQVEAQSALSRAAQVAIAELGLPVLQAALHRRAVYRSAALEGLSVYHMGKRASAAQAELESLIEEIVK; encoded by the coding sequence GTGACTTCCGGAGCTGTCCTGCGGATTGCGGTTTTCAACGGCAAGGGCGGCTGCGGCAAGACGACACTGGCGTGGAATCTTGCCATGGGCCTGGGTCGGCGGGCCGCCACCTTGCTGCTGGATGCCGATCCACAGGGGAGCCTGGCGTACTGGGCAGAGTGGTCCGGGCGGGACGGCATCGCCGTCACGGTGCAAGAGTGGGGCGCGACAATGGATGCCGGTCCATATGCCTTCGTCGTCACCGACTGCGCCCCGCGCCTGGAGGCGGAAGAGCTGGCGGAGATCGTGGCTGGCGCCGATCTCGTGCTGCTGCCGGTCCTGCCCTCGCCCCTGGATCTGTGGGCCAGTCGGCGCAGTGCGGACTGGATTCGGGAGCAGCAGGAGCGGCGTCCGAGTCTGCGCGCCGCCTTTGTCCTCAATCAAGTGGAGGCGCAGAGCGCGCTCTCCCGGGCAGCACAGGTGGCCATCGCCGAACTGGGTCTGCCGGTGCTGCAGGCGGCTCTGCATCGCCGCGCGGTCTATCGCAGTGCGGCCCTGGAGGGCCTGAGTGTCTATCACATGGGTAAGCGCGCCAGTGCCGCGCAGGCGGAGCTGGAAAGCCTCATCGAGGAGATCGTGAAATGA
- a CDS encoding nitric oxide reductase activation protein NorD — protein MAIQLSDYPDILEALGDHAAELLASQWHEAARVFSHSALEAYLQGAVSLKALGRGSDLVLAYIESAPQVAREIGEQAVFEMLSAAIRMFSKTSAEVLTLFFSSAPFVARRLGEIELFRGYLLLLDQLLAQAPRGVRPMLGKIEALLEQMTLGGLRRWAAWGISAYRNDFAAQAEYFGLQSEQSRAVLQQERRGLLFIDVQRRLIMYLRALWGRDFFLRPTSGDFETRQGYRPYIEQYFIHVPDAYDDWENAHGQRVTALELFRAAVAHAAAHVVLSQYDLRLELAPAEQKLWIGLLEDAWVEREAMARFPGLLPLWQRLLQVPATQEREREAAFPAVLDRCALALLDPDYGDDHPLVARARSAFAALLAAQPQDASARYTEILQRAQELAAAAAEAGLELPGYGDDGAILYRDDNRYLWTAPASQLGDILAGGPPQVRKYVSLMEMINAVDVETAGDDAQEIWVLATEFFDDDGTTFNEREGKAPVSQPVSYPEWDYQTQLERPLWVTLYEKRPKMGDPEVIHAFLEAQKPLVQRLKKLIEAVQPQGVIRQRKVEDGDEIDINAAVLAFTDIRMGQQPDPRIGIRTRLHTRDLSVLLLIDLSESTNDRLRSRSEGDVTVLQLAREAAVLLAEALERIGDPFMLCGFDSNGRHDVEFYTFKDFAAEYDDKVKGRLAGMTGQLSTRMGAALRHAGHLLDQQPSQKKLLLLLTDGEPSDNDVRDPQYLRFDAKKAVEELARRGIRTFCLSLDPYADEYVSRIFGARNYLVLDHIDRLPERLPQLYLAMTK, from the coding sequence ATGGCCATCCAACTCTCGGATTATCCCGATATCCTCGAAGCCCTTGGCGATCACGCCGCCGAGCTTTTGGCCTCGCAGTGGCATGAGGCTGCGCGGGTCTTCAGTCACTCGGCGCTGGAAGCCTATCTCCAGGGTGCCGTCAGCCTCAAGGCCCTGGGGCGGGGTAGCGACCTCGTGCTCGCCTACATCGAGAGCGCCCCGCAGGTGGCGCGGGAGATCGGCGAGCAGGCCGTGTTCGAGATGCTGTCGGCGGCCATCCGTATGTTTTCCAAGACCAGCGCCGAGGTCCTGACGCTGTTCTTCTCCAGCGCTCCCTTCGTTGCCCGCCGTCTGGGGGAGATCGAGCTCTTCCGTGGTTATCTGCTCCTTTTGGATCAGCTTCTGGCACAGGCGCCGCGCGGGGTCCGTCCCATGCTCGGGAAGATCGAGGCGTTGCTGGAGCAGATGACCCTGGGCGGTCTGCGTCGTTGGGCCGCCTGGGGGATTTCCGCCTACCGCAACGATTTTGCCGCCCAGGCCGAGTATTTCGGGCTGCAGAGCGAGCAGTCGCGAGCGGTACTGCAGCAGGAGCGCCGCGGTCTGTTGTTCATCGATGTGCAGCGGCGCCTGATCATGTATCTGCGCGCCCTCTGGGGCCGCGATTTCTTTCTGCGTCCCACCTCCGGTGACTTCGAGACGCGCCAGGGTTATCGACCCTACATCGAGCAGTACTTCATCCACGTCCCGGACGCCTACGACGACTGGGAGAATGCCCATGGGCAGCGGGTGACGGCCCTGGAGCTTTTTCGCGCCGCCGTTGCCCACGCGGCGGCCCATGTGGTGCTTTCCCAATACGACCTGCGTCTGGAACTCGCGCCGGCGGAGCAGAAGCTCTGGATCGGCTTGCTGGAAGATGCCTGGGTGGAACGGGAAGCCATGGCCCGCTTTCCCGGACTCCTGCCCCTGTGGCAGCGCCTCCTGCAGGTGCCGGCAACACAGGAGCGTGAGCGCGAGGCCGCCTTCCCGGCGGTCCTCGATCGCTGTGCCCTGGCCTTGCTGGACCCCGACTACGGCGATGACCACCCCCTGGTCGCCCGCGCCCGCTCGGCCTTTGCCGCCTTGCTCGCCGCACAGCCCCAGGATGCCAGTGCCCGCTATACGGAGATCCTCCAACGCGCTCAGGAGCTTGCCGCGGCGGCGGCAGAGGCCGGATTGGAGCTCCCCGGATACGGCGATGACGGCGCTATCCTATACCGGGACGACAACCGCTATCTGTGGACGGCGCCGGCGTCGCAGCTGGGCGATATCCTTGCCGGAGGCCCGCCCCAGGTGCGCAAGTATGTGAGCCTCATGGAGATGATCAACGCCGTCGACGTCGAGACGGCGGGGGACGATGCCCAGGAAATCTGGGTGCTGGCCACGGAATTTTTTGACGACGACGGGACGACCTTCAACGAGCGCGAGGGCAAGGCGCCGGTCTCCCAGCCCGTGAGTTATCCGGAGTGGGACTATCAGACCCAACTGGAGAGGCCGCTTTGGGTGACGCTTTACGAGAAACGGCCAAAGATGGGCGACCCCGAGGTCATCCATGCCTTTTTGGAAGCGCAGAAGCCGCTGGTGCAGCGACTCAAGAAACTCATAGAGGCGGTGCAACCGCAAGGGGTCATTCGCCAGCGCAAGGTGGAGGATGGCGACGAGATCGACATCAATGCCGCGGTCCTCGCCTTTACGGATATCCGCATGGGGCAGCAGCCCGATCCGCGCATCGGGATCCGCACCCGTCTGCACACGCGCGATCTATCGGTGCTGCTGCTCATCGATCTGTCGGAGTCCACCAACGACCGCCTGCGTTCGCGCAGCGAGGGCGACGTTACGGTGCTGCAGCTGGCGCGGGAGGCGGCGGTACTTTTGGCCGAGGCACTGGAGCGTATCGGTGATCCCTTCATGCTCTGCGGTTTCGATTCCAACGGCCGCCACGATGTGGAGTTCTATACCTTCAAGGATTTTGCCGCGGAGTACGACGACAAGGTCAAAGGTCGCCTGGCCGGCATGACGGGTCAGTTGTCCACCCGTATGGGTGCTGCCCTGCGCCACGCGGGCCACCTGCTGGATCAGCAGCCAAGTCAGAAAAAACTGTTGCTGTTGTTGACCGATGGCGAGCCCTCGGATAACGACGTACGGGATCCCCAGTACCTGCGCTTCGATGCCAAAAAAGCGGTGGAAGAGCTGGCGCGTCGCGGAATTCGGACCTTTTGTCTGTCCCTGGACCCTTACGCGGACGAATACGTCTCGCGTATCTTCGGTGCGCGCAACTATCTGGTTCTGGATCATATAGACCGTCTGCCCGAGCGACTCCCGCAACTGTATCTGGCGATGACCAAATAG
- a CDS encoding NADH-quinone oxidoreductase subunit 5 family protein, giving the protein MDSIALVIPLLPLLSALTILAFLRGRKKAAARVSVATLTLAFLLAAFFLGRHLWGAKDVLLHSPGLWGSLWLDPLSLILWTFVSGISLIVHVYSVRYMVEEPGYPRFFAMLDLMTAVILLMVAAGDLISLVIAWFLVGVVLYFLLGHDPTRPAAGRYAFWTQITYRVGDVPLWFAALILIQSYHSVSLPVIFARIGEDPHVLLWGLPVPELCGFLLALAAFARSAQFLLHTWLPYTMDGPTPVSALMHAGIVNAGGFLFNRFAPLYEHAGWALHWAFFVGLVTAVVGSALMLIQNDIKRSLGYSTMGQMGFMVMECGLGAFPLAVFHLIAHGFFKASLFLGSGGVIGEARQRDGVPPDPVYTSVVERRPIKPSRLPWLVAASLTVLVPVIVIGLSHFFVAERLFYEQGVIILLFFGWVTGAQALFAAHKLSQKDPWRLMSGILVSFVIIVIGYTLISHYFGDFLYPDRAESLRLYEAASIQHLSFDLLALLLAFIFVGGWMLTFFRESLDWGRRPGGRWYGWYLGVYALLSRELYVADLYQRASQILLQWSRRFNVWLGWC; this is encoded by the coding sequence ATGGACTCCATTGCCCTGGTAATACCGCTGTTGCCCCTGCTTTCGGCCCTTACGATCTTGGCCTTTCTGCGTGGGCGCAAGAAGGCGGCCGCGCGGGTCAGTGTGGCGACCTTGACCCTGGCTTTCCTGCTGGCCGCCTTCTTTTTGGGTCGCCACCTCTGGGGAGCCAAAGATGTGCTCCTGCACTCTCCCGGCCTCTGGGGCAGCCTGTGGCTGGATCCCCTGAGCCTCATCCTGTGGACCTTCGTCTCGGGTATCAGCCTCATCGTGCACGTCTATTCGGTGCGCTACATGGTCGAGGAACCGGGTTACCCGCGCTTTTTCGCCATGCTCGATCTCATGACGGCGGTGATCCTGCTGATGGTGGCGGCGGGGGATCTCATCAGCCTGGTGATCGCGTGGTTTTTGGTGGGTGTGGTGCTCTATTTTCTGCTGGGCCACGATCCGACGCGTCCGGCGGCCGGTCGTTATGCCTTCTGGACCCAGATCACCTACCGGGTGGGCGACGTGCCGCTCTGGTTTGCCGCCCTCATCCTCATCCAGAGCTACCATAGCGTGTCGCTGCCGGTCATTTTTGCGCGCATCGGCGAGGATCCCCATGTGCTGCTCTGGGGTCTGCCGGTGCCGGAGCTCTGCGGTTTTCTTTTAGCTCTTGCCGCCTTCGCCCGGTCGGCGCAGTTCCTTCTGCACACCTGGCTGCCCTACACCATGGACGGACCGACCCCGGTATCTGCCCTCATGCACGCGGGTATCGTCAATGCTGGGGGTTTCCTGTTCAACCGCTTCGCGCCTTTGTATGAGCATGCGGGCTGGGCCTTGCACTGGGCCTTTTTCGTGGGGCTCGTCACAGCGGTGGTGGGTTCGGCGCTCATGCTCATCCAGAACGATATCAAGCGGTCCCTGGGGTACTCCACCATGGGGCAGATGGGCTTCATGGTCATGGAATGCGGCCTGGGTGCCTTCCCTCTGGCGGTTTTTCACCTCATCGCCCACGGCTTCTTCAAGGCCTCCCTGTTTCTCGGGTCCGGTGGTGTCATCGGTGAGGCGCGCCAGCGCGATGGCGTGCCGCCGGATCCCGTCTACACCTCGGTGGTGGAGCGGCGGCCCATCAAGCCATCGCGTCTGCCCTGGCTGGTGGCGGCTTCCTTGACGGTACTGGTGCCGGTCATCGTCATTGGTCTATCGCACTTTTTTGTGGCGGAACGCCTTTTTTACGAGCAGGGCGTCATCATCCTGCTGTTCTTTGGCTGGGTGACCGGTGCCCAGGCCCTGTTTGCCGCCCACAAGCTATCGCAGAAGGACCCGTGGCGGCTGATGAGCGGTATTCTGGTCTCCTTTGTGATCATCGTCATCGGCTACACCCTCATCAGCCATTACTTTGGCGACTTTCTCTATCCCGATCGGGCCGAAAGTCTGCGCCTCTACGAAGCCGCCAGTATTCAGCACCTGTCCTTCGATCTTTTGGCGTTGCTGCTCGCCTTCATTTTCGTGGGCGGCTGGATGTTGACCTTTTTCCGCGAGAGTCTCGACTGGGGAAGGCGCCCGGGCGGGCGTTGGTACGGATGGTACCTTGGCGTGTATGCGCTCCTGTCCCGTGAACTGTACGTTGCCGACCTCTATCAGCGCGCCAGTCAGATCCTCCTGCAGTGGTCCCGTCGCTTCAATGTCTGGCTGGGATGGTGCTGA
- a CDS encoding DUF2309 domain-containing protein has product MSLDLGDRLRVRAMVYVASEPIPRFWPMRTFIHHNPLYGLEDRPFAEAVAQASELFHARGYLPRSQYREYLAAGRVDAHALRQGMHRFLAEKGAQVPGVDLEEWLWALSTRYPGERVVQAGDWIDGVGLRAALQGEALPPLGDEEAVDTALLELLEARLPPQLPVYLQVDQLYGSQIGDSLDDLLTKSCLDFFDEGQSAWQAPGREAGFFQSWKAIARRNVRFLLRGLHLRQLLAQEDTPEGTIAQILRQLEVPETAWQDYITRELTRMHGWAGFIRYRSTAKHYYWAQRYPADLVDFLAVRMVLGLALLQEAGRHQGSPVSYRALRASWQERPRLAYLRSELHSARILPAWAQRIDGLLSRPRAHAIDSVAAEYIGARRQFELDSQRKRLMELARVVGGDAEQALRGLKSEDLQTLRRLLREWEAREGYVWLQAMESHYITALVDQLRVPQPASPKRPFAQALFCIDVRSEPMRRQLEALGDYQTFGIAGFFGVPLGYLEFGKGSEMHLCPAVQTPKNLVLEIPADLELEEEALYGALEHVLHDLKSSVLSPFVAVEAIGLLFSLGLIGKTLLPLGYHHWHARLHSEKPITRLLLDKLSPDQADSIVRAIQRAMIVKALARELRISRDQVTDGEVRELREIALGHQSGPSFLVRQRNLSPAEEAAFVDKLREIYRVNHAETSLQMERLGRIGFSLEEQVRYVLQALLSIGLDRNFSRFVLLVGHESRSENNPYESALDCGACGGGRGLPNARALAHMANKPEVRRLLRERGVVIPEDTWFLPAVHNTTTDAVELHDLDLLPARHLLYLERLRNGLSAATRRCAAQRMPLLGAPAELAAEPFAAAALAQRQAHDWSQVRPEWGLARNVYAIVGRRALTEGVDLDARAFLQSYDYRLDPRGRLLENILTGPLVVGEWINLEHYFSVVDTESYGSGSKVYHNVAGRFGVMTGNQSDLRTGLPIQTVMKDGKPYHEPVRLIALVEAPLAFAQRTVERIAKVKSLIGGGWVRLLILDPEDDYRVHVLTDDGFVVHPHSPLRPSSVHPTSAPILEHIP; this is encoded by the coding sequence GTGAGCCTGGATCTCGGAGATCGTCTGCGGGTGCGCGCCATGGTCTATGTGGCCAGCGAGCCCATCCCGCGTTTCTGGCCCATGCGCACCTTCATTCACCACAACCCCCTATACGGTCTGGAGGATCGTCCCTTTGCCGAGGCCGTTGCCCAAGCTTCGGAGCTTTTTCACGCCCGAGGTTATCTCCCGCGGAGCCAGTATCGGGAATACCTGGCCGCGGGCAGGGTAGACGCGCACGCCCTGCGCCAGGGCATGCACCGCTTCCTCGCCGAAAAAGGCGCGCAAGTGCCCGGGGTGGACCTGGAGGAGTGGTTGTGGGCCCTGAGTACCCGCTATCCGGGTGAACGCGTCGTCCAGGCGGGTGACTGGATCGATGGTGTCGGCCTGCGGGCGGCGCTGCAGGGGGAAGCGCTGCCGCCCCTGGGGGATGAAGAGGCCGTGGACACGGCCCTGCTGGAGCTGCTGGAGGCACGTCTTCCGCCGCAATTGCCGGTATATCTACAGGTGGACCAGCTCTACGGCAGCCAGATTGGGGATAGCCTCGACGATCTATTGACCAAGAGCTGTCTCGACTTTTTCGACGAGGGACAGTCGGCCTGGCAGGCGCCGGGGCGCGAGGCGGGTTTCTTTCAGTCGTGGAAGGCCATTGCCCGGCGCAATGTGCGCTTTCTGTTGCGTGGCCTGCACCTGCGGCAGTTGCTGGCGCAGGAGGATACCCCCGAGGGCACCATCGCCCAGATTCTGCGGCAGCTGGAGGTGCCGGAGACGGCCTGGCAGGACTACATTACCCGCGAGCTCACCCGCATGCACGGCTGGGCCGGGTTCATCCGCTACCGCAGCACCGCCAAACACTACTACTGGGCGCAACGGTATCCGGCGGATCTCGTGGATTTTCTGGCGGTGCGCATGGTCCTGGGCCTGGCCTTGTTGCAGGAGGCCGGACGCCACCAGGGCAGCCCGGTGAGCTACCGCGCCCTGCGCGCGTCCTGGCAGGAGCGGCCGCGTCTGGCCTATCTGCGCAGTGAGTTGCACTCCGCCAGGATTTTACCCGCCTGGGCGCAGCGTATCGATGGGTTGCTCAGTCGGCCAAGGGCGCACGCTATCGACTCGGTGGCGGCGGAATATATCGGTGCGCGACGCCAGTTTGAGCTGGACAGCCAGCGCAAGCGGCTCATGGAACTGGCCCGGGTGGTGGGAGGCGATGCGGAGCAGGCTCTGCGCGGCCTCAAAAGCGAAGATCTGCAGACACTGCGCCGGCTTCTGCGCGAATGGGAGGCGCGGGAAGGCTACGTCTGGCTGCAGGCCATGGAGTCGCACTACATCACGGCCCTCGTGGACCAGCTGCGGGTGCCGCAGCCGGCCAGTCCCAAACGCCCGTTCGCCCAGGCCCTTTTCTGTATCGATGTGCGCTCCGAGCCCATGCGCCGGCAACTGGAGGCACTGGGCGACTATCAGACCTTCGGTATTGCCGGATTCTTCGGTGTACCCCTGGGCTACCTGGAATTTGGCAAGGGTAGTGAGATGCATCTCTGCCCCGCAGTGCAGACCCCCAAGAATCTCGTGCTGGAGATCCCGGCGGATCTGGAGCTGGAGGAAGAGGCCCTTTACGGCGCCCTGGAGCACGTGCTGCACGATCTGAAGAGCTCGGTGTTGTCGCCTTTCGTGGCGGTGGAGGCCATCGGTCTGCTATTCAGTCTCGGCCTCATCGGCAAGACGCTGCTGCCGCTGGGCTACCATCACTGGCACGCCCGTCTGCACAGCGAAAAACCCATCACCCGGCTGCTGTTGGACAAGCTCAGCCCCGATCAGGCCGACTCCATCGTCCGCGCCATCCAGCGCGCCATGATCGTCAAGGCCCTGGCCCGGGAGCTGCGTATCTCGCGGGATCAGGTCACGGACGGCGAGGTGCGGGAACTGCGCGAGATCGCTCTGGGTCACCAGAGTGGTCCGAGCTTCCTCGTCCGGCAACGGAATCTGTCGCCGGCGGAGGAGGCGGCCTTCGTCGACAAACTGCGCGAGATCTACCGGGTCAACCACGCCGAAACCAGCCTGCAGATGGAGCGCCTGGGTCGTATTGGTTTCAGTCTCGAAGAGCAGGTGCGTTACGTGCTGCAGGCCCTGCTGTCCATTGGTCTCGATCGCAATTTTTCGCGCTTCGTCCTGCTGGTGGGCCACGAAAGCCGCAGCGAGAACAACCCCTACGAATCGGCCCTGGATTGCGGCGCCTGCGGCGGCGGGCGCGGTCTACCCAATGCCCGAGCTTTAGCGCACATGGCCAACAAGCCCGAGGTGCGGCGCCTGCTGCGGGAGCGGGGCGTGGTCATTCCCGAGGATACCTGGTTCCTGCCGGCGGTCCATAACACCACCACGGATGCGGTGGAACTCCACGATCTGGATCTCTTGCCGGCACGGCATCTGCTCTATCTCGAGCGTCTGCGCAATGGGCTGTCGGCGGCGACCCGCCGCTGTGCTGCCCAGCGCATGCCGTTGTTGGGAGCGCCAGCGGAACTTGCCGCCGAGCCCTTTGCGGCGGCGGCGCTGGCGCAGCGCCAGGCCCACGACTGGTCGCAGGTGCGGCCGGAGTGGGGTCTTGCACGCAACGTCTATGCCATCGTCGGGCGCCGTGCCTTGACGGAGGGGGTGGATCTGGACGCCCGCGCTTTCCTGCAGTCCTACGACTATCGGCTGGACCCGCGCGGGCGGCTGCTGGAGAATATCCTGACGGGTCCCCTGGTGGTGGGCGAATGGATCAATCTGGAGCACTATTTTTCGGTGGTGGATACGGAAAGCTATGGCAGCGGCAGCAAGGTCTACCACAACGTCGCTGGACGCTTTGGGGTCATGACCGGCAATCAGAGCGATCTACGCACCGGTCTGCCCATCCAGACGGTCATGAAGGACGGCAAGCCCTATCACGAGCCGGTACGCCTCATTGCCCTGGTGGAGGCCCCCCTGGCCTTTGCCCAGCGCACCGTGGAGCGCATTGCCAAGGTCAAATCCCTCATTGGCGGAGGCTGGGTGCGCCTGCTGATCCTTGACCCAGAGGACGATTACCGGGTACACGTCCTCACGGACGATGGGTTCGTGGTTCATCCCCACAGTCCACTACGGCCGTCATCGGTCCATCCGACATCCGCCCCCATACTGGAGCACATCCCATGA
- a CDS encoding P-II family nitrogen regulator, translated as MKSLNLSPLKKLEIILEGAHKDFATDLLDRAGVQGYTIVGNLSGKGSHGIYEGHVMFNEDDVLIMIIVAVPEELVAPILEGFAPFFDKHTGVVFVSDIQVSRLVKFRSERSSTSN; from the coding sequence ATGAAATCCCTGAATCTCAGTCCGCTCAAGAAACTCGAGATCATTCTCGAGGGCGCCCATAAGGATTTCGCCACGGATCTTCTGGATCGCGCCGGCGTGCAGGGCTATACCATCGTCGGCAATCTGTCCGGAAAGGGCAGCCACGGCATTTACGAGGGGCACGTCATGTTCAATGAGGACGACGTCCTCATTATGATCATCGTAGCTGTGCCCGAGGAACTGGTAGCCCCCATCCTCGAGGGCTTCGCGCCCTTCTTCGACAAACACACGGGGGTGGTTTTCGTCTCCGACATCCAGGTCAGCCGCCTGGTGAAATTCCGGAGCGAACGTTCGTCCACCAGCAACTGA
- a CDS encoding CbbQ/NirQ/NorQ/GpvN family protein, protein MTDLASAYLIEKEPYYKEVDDEIALYEAAYAARLPMMVKGPTGCGKSRFIEYMAWRLKRPLISVACNEDMTASDLVGRFLLDKDGTKWQDGPLTLAARIGAICYLDEVVEARQDTTVVIHPLTDHRRTLPLDKKGELVHAHPDFQLVISYNPGYQSSMKDLKQSTKQRFGALDFNYPERDLEIEIVAHESGVSTDVAGKLVSIAERSRNLKGHGLDEGLSTRMLIYAGALIQKGIAPITACSVALVRPITDDPDMRDALDAAVTTFF, encoded by the coding sequence ATGACCGATTTGGCCAGCGCCTATCTCATCGAGAAGGAGCCCTATTACAAAGAGGTGGACGACGAGATCGCCCTCTACGAGGCGGCCTATGCGGCGCGCCTGCCCATGATGGTGAAAGGACCGACGGGTTGCGGCAAGTCGCGTTTCATCGAATACATGGCCTGGCGTCTGAAACGGCCCCTCATCAGTGTGGCCTGCAACGAGGACATGACGGCATCGGATCTCGTGGGGCGTTTCCTCTTGGACAAGGACGGGACCAAGTGGCAGGACGGGCCGCTGACCCTGGCGGCGCGCATCGGTGCCATCTGTTATCTCGATGAAGTGGTGGAGGCGCGCCAGGATACCACCGTGGTCATCCATCCCCTCACCGATCATCGGCGCACCTTGCCGCTGGACAAGAAAGGGGAACTGGTGCACGCCCACCCCGATTTTCAGCTGGTAATCTCCTATAATCCCGGTTATCAGTCCTCCATGAAGGATCTGAAGCAATCCACCAAGCAGCGCTTTGGCGCCCTGGATTTCAACTATCCGGAGCGCGATCTGGAGATCGAGATCGTCGCCCACGAATCGGGTGTGAGTACCGACGTGGCGGGCAAACTAGTGTCCATCGCCGAGCGCTCCCGCAATCTCAAGGGGCATGGTTTGGATGAAGGATTGTCCACGCGTATGCTCATCTACGCTGGCGCGCTGATCCAGAAAGGTATCGCGCCCATCACGGCGTGTAGCGTGGCCCTGGTGCGACCCATCACCGACGATCCCGACATGCGCGACGCTCTGGACGCCGCCGTCACTACCTTTTTCTGA
- a CDS encoding NUDIX hydrolase translates to MDRHTLQERLCHYRSRYPEEGAYARRGCLLLRSGADCFRRDTPGLHITGSTWVINPGRSAVLLMLHRKLGQWFQPGGHADGDEDILRVALKECSEETALAPERIHLLLADVFDIDIHRIPANRREAEHQHLDIRFLVEIDDAIPIPGNDESHELRWVPLTQVPAYNRERSIHRLLAKSREWILREGRVQAQP, encoded by the coding sequence ATGGATCGCCACACGCTGCAAGAACGCCTTTGTCACTACCGCAGCCGCTACCCCGAGGAGGGCGCCTATGCCCGACGCGGCTGTCTGCTCCTGCGCAGCGGCGCTGACTGCTTCCGCAGGGACACCCCGGGTCTACACATTACGGGTTCCACCTGGGTCATCAACCCCGGTCGCTCCGCGGTCCTGCTGATGCTCCACCGCAAGCTCGGTCAGTGGTTTCAACCGGGCGGACACGCCGACGGCGATGAGGACATACTGCGGGTGGCACTCAAGGAGTGTAGTGAGGAGACAGCCCTGGCGCCGGAACGGATCCACTTGCTGCTCGCGGATGTCTTCGATATCGATATCCATCGCATCCCCGCCAACCGGCGCGAGGCGGAGCATCAACACCTGGACATCCGCTTCCTCGTGGAAATCGACGACGCCATACCCATTCCCGGCAACGACGAATCCCATGAACTGCGTTGGGTACCCCTGACCCAGGTACCTGCCTACAATCGCGAACGCTCCATCCACCGGCTCCTGGCCAAAAGCCGAGAGTGGATCCTTCGCGAGGGTCGCGTCCAGGCCCAACCCTGA